The segment AAATTTTAGAACTCTCTCGTCCCACTTTAAATACATATATTGAGCAGTTTGAAAAAGGGGAAAAGATATCTAATAATCTATATCAACACATCTTTACTGAGATTTTTCTTAAAGAGTGGAAAGATAGATTGGAGATTATAGATAGGATAAAAGAATTAAAAACTTCCTTTAATATAAAAGATGTAAATATGGATGAAGAGTATTGTAGTGAAAATTTAGAGTTAATAGATTCTATAAAAGAAAAAATGTATAGAGATATGAAAGGAGCAAAGGAGGTACTACCTCTATACAAATTTATAAATAGCGTTCTCTATAATTATAATGGAGATACTGGACTTACTGGTTATATTGACTATAACTTATATCTAAATAGTTTAAAAAATATAGATGAGATTGAAGAAAATGAGAAAATTCTAATTTCTAACATATACCCTATTATGTCAAATCATGTAAAAAATAATTTAGAATTTAATGAGGAAGGATATTCACTTTTTCTTAAAAGGGTAAAAGAGATTCAAAAGTTTAGAGAAGAGGAGAGCCTTAGAATAGAGGAGGAGTTTAGAAAGAAGATAAGAGAGGAGCTTAAACTAAAATTAGATTTAGGAAAAGTGATTGATGATGATAAAATAGATGAGATATTAAAAAAAATAAAGTTTTAATATAAATCTTACTTTGTAATTTACTTTTTTTTATACTCCATGCTATAATAGTTAAAATAAAATTGATTGCATAAATCTAGGAGGATATAAATATGAAAAATTGCATTTTAATTGGAGTAGCAGGAGGTAGTGGTAGTGGAAAAACAACTGTTGCTAATAATTTAGTTAAAGCTTTTCAATCTGAAGTTGCCACTCTACTTGAACAAGATGCCTATTATAGAGAACTAACTAATATGACTATAGAAGAAAAGGCAAAGGTAAATTTTGATCACCCTGATTCAATAGAGTTTGAATTATTAAAAAAACATATAGAAGTTTTAAAAAATGGTGAAGCTATTGAAAGACCTATTTATGATTTTACTACTCATTCAAGAAAAGAGGGAACTGTAAAAATCAACCCATCAAAAATAATTGTAGTTGAAGGAATACTGATATTTGCTGTTCCTGAAATCAGAGAACTTTTTGATGTTAAAATATTTGTTGATACAGATACTGACGAGATGATTTTAAGAAGAATAGAAAGAGATATGAATGAGAGAGGTAGAAGTTTTGAGTCTGTAAAAAACCAATACCTTACTACTGTAAAACCTATGTACTTAGAATTCTGTGAACCAAGCAAACGTTATGCAGATATTATCATTCCTAGAGGTGGAGAAAATAAGATTGCTATTGATATGCTAGTTAGTAACTTAAAAAGATATATAGAAGAAAAATAAAAATTAAATGGCTGAAATAAAAATCAGCCATTTTTTAATATTATTTATTTAACCCCTAATATCTCATAAATATCTTTTCCAGTCACTTTATCAAAGTAATCTTTAATCTCTAGAATCTTTTTCCATTTTTTAGTTGTATATTCATTGACACCATATCTCAATGCCACATCTACAAATCTAGTTTCTAACAAACAAAATCTATCTGGAAGAGCTAAGCTATCACACATTTGTATCAATTTATCGTAATCATCATACTCTGCCTCATCTATTATTTTTTTAGCTAAAAGATAATCCTCTTCAGAAACATCCCATTTACCAACTGATGTTTTTATATCTTTCAACATAAATCCATGAGAAATAGCAGTTTGAGCTAATTTATTCCAACCCTTTGACATACAATATTTATATCCCTCAATCATATGTTTCTCTTGCACAATCCCTATTCTACGTCCAATATCATGTAGCAACCCTACAAGATACGCTTTTTCACTATCTAAGTGAGGGCAATGCTCAGCAATTTTTTTACAAGCAAGTCCTGCATTCTTAGAATGTCCAATCCACCTACCCGGATTCAACTTTCCTGCCTCTGCTAACTCTTTTTCTCCCTCTTCAATAGTTGGATAGTATAAGATTTTATCAACTTTATTTTCAATTAAAAAGTTTAATAACTCATAACCACAATGGTTTAAGTGAATACCATCAGTTGTATATTTAGGTGATATTAAATCTTTTTCTAAAAAATTATCGTAAATATCAAAAAAATCTTTTGTGTATAATTCCTTTAATTTTTTATTTAAAAGTAGCGATCCTCTATTTACTCTAATATCATCAGTTGGAAGCATGCTTATCAACAATATCTTTTTAAATTTTTTTCTCATTTCATCTACACATTTTTTATAATAATCTAAAGTATACTCTATCTCATACCCACATAAAATATCATTAACTCCAACCATTAATATTCCTAGGTCTCCATCTAAATTTTCAAGTTCTTCCAATTGCCAAAAAACGTCTCTAGTTCTATAACCTGCTTGTCCATAATTTATATATGAAAGTTTTTTATTCCATTCAACAATACTATCTCCTAATATAATAACTTTTTTCATAAATATCACCTCATTATAATTTAATTTATTATATCATTTTTTTGGATTTAATAGATAGTGGTTGTGTGTTTTTTTGTTGGATGAATAAAATTTTATATTTATAATAATTATCGGACTTAAATATTTTGTTTCCATTCTATACCAAATTATAGTATAATTTAGGTATAACAATAAATGTGAGGTGCAAAATTATGGATCAAAGAATTATAAAATTAGCAAAGAACTTAATTAATCATTCTTGTAGATTAAAAGAAGGAGAAAAAGTTTTAATAGAGGCTTATGGGGATACTACTAGAGATTTAACAAAAGCTCTTGTAAAAGAAGCATATTCTGTAGGAGCTCTTCCATTTGTTACTATAAAAGATAACTCTGTTTTAAGAACAATTTTAAATGATTGCTCTGTTGAACAATTACAACATATGGCAAAATATGAACTTGAAAGAATGAAAGATATGGATGCATATATTGGTATCAGAGGAGGAGATAACTCAACTGAACTTTCTGATGTAGCTGATGAAAAGATGAAGCTATACTCTCAATACTTTATGAATCCAGTACATATGGCTGAAAGAGTAAATAACACTAAATGGGTTATTTTAAGATACCCTAACAACTCTATGGCTCAACTTGCTAATACATCACTTGAAGCTTTTGAAGACTTCTATTTCGATGTTTGTTGTTTAGATTACTCAAAAATGGAAAAAGCTATGGATTCACTATGTGATCTTTTAAGCAAAACTGATAAAGTAAGAATCAAAGGTGTTGGAACTGATTTAACTTTCTCTATAAAAGGTATACCAAATGTAAAATGTTTTGGACTTAGAAATATCCCAGATGGAGAGGTTTACACTGCTCCAGTAAGAGAAAGTATAAACGGAATTATCTCTTATAATACTCCATCAAACTATCAAGGATTTACATTTGAAAATATAACTTTTGAATTTAAAGATGGTAAAATTGTAAAAGCTACTGCTAACAACACTGAAAAAATCAATCAAATCTTAGACAGTGACGAGGGTGCTAGATATATAGGTGAGTTTGCTATCGGTGTAAATCCTTATGTATTAAAACCTATGAAAGATACTTTATTTGATGAAAAAATAGCTGGAAGTATTCATCTTACTCCAGGACAAGCTTATAAACAAGCTAACAATGGAAACAAATCAAGTGTTCACTGGGATCTTGTACTTATCCAAAGAGAAGAATGGGGTGGAGGAGAGATCTGGTTTGATGATAAACTTGTAAGAAAAGATGGAATTTTTGTTTTAGATGAATTAAAAGGATTAAATCCTGAAAATCTAAAATAATTTAGGAGGAAATATGAATATTCTTATGGCACTTTCTCAGCTTGAAGTAACTGGAGCAGAGGTATATGGAGTTATTTTAGCTGATGAACTTATAAATAGAGGAAACAAAGTTATGATTGTTTCAGATACTCTTACTAAAAAGTGCAAAGCTGAATATATAAAATTAGAATTTAATAAGAGAGGACTTGGAAATAGAATCAATCAAGTTAAAACTCTTTTAAAAATTATAAGAGAAAATGATATTCAAGTGGTTCATGCTCACTCAAGGGCATCTTCTTGGAGTTCTGCCATAGCTTGTAAAATAGCTGGAATACCTCTTATTACCTCTACTCATGGTAGACAACCAGTACATCTAAGCAGAAAGGTCTTTAAAGCATTTGGTGACTTAACAATCCCTGTTTGTGAAAATATACAAACTCATCTTATTAATGATTTAGGGGTTAAACCTGATAGAAGTATAGTTCTAAGAAATCCTATTGACACTTCATTATATAGTTTTGAACCTAAAGAGGATAAAAAGAACAAGAAAATTATATCTATCATTGGAAGATTATCTGGACCTAAAGGAGATGTAGCTTACTCACTACTTGAAGTTCTCTCTACTATGGAAAATTTTCATATTAGAATAATAGGGGGAAAGGATATACCAGAAAAGTTTATTAAATTTAAAAATCTTGAAAATATTGAGTTTTTAGGTTATGTAAATGATGTCCCTAATAAAATTAAAGAATCTGATATTATAATTGGAGCTGGAAGAGTAGCTGTTGAAGCTATTCTTTCAGGTCGTCCAGTTATAGCTGTTGGAGAGGCTAAATATATTGGTTGTATCACTCCTAATAATTTAAATGAAGGATTCAAATCGAATTTTGGAGATATTGATTTTTCAAGCCAAATTATTATAGATAGCAAGAGTTTAACTTCTAATATTGAAACTGCTTTGAATTTAACTGATGAAAATCTATTAAATTTAAAAGAAATGACAACAGATGAGTTTGACTTATATAAAATAGTTGATAAAATCGAAAAGATATATAGCAAAACTTATGTAGAAAAGAAGAAATATGAGATTCCTGTTATAATGTATCACAGAGTTGTAAATGATGAGAGTGAAGCTGGAGTTCACGGAACCTATATAACTGCTAAAAAGTTTGATGAGCATATGAGATTTTTAAAGGAAAATGGATATAAAACTATTACCTTTAAAGAACTTAAAAAATTAAACTGGAGAAATCGTTTTAACAAAGAAAAAAAACTTATTATGCTTACATTTGACGATGGATATGAAGATAATTATAAAATTGCATTTCCTATCTTGAAAAAATACGATTTTCATTGTATTATATATTTAGTATCTCACCTTAATTTCAATAGATGGGATGTAGAAGTACCTAACAATCCAGAAAAAAAATTCACATTGATGACTTTAGATATGATAAAAGAGATGCAAGAGTATGGAATAGAGTTTGGTGGACATACAATGACACATCCAAAACTTGCTCATATACCTCTTGAAGAAGCTAGAAAAGAGATTTTAACTTCTAAAGCTACTTTAGAGGAAAAACTTGGAGAGAAATTAACCTCTTTTGCATATCCATATGGTGATCTAAATGAAGATGTGAAAAATATTGTTAAAGAATCTGGGTATGACTTTGCTGTAGCTACAGATTCTGGAGATATCTCCTTTGCTGAAGATCTATTCCAAATAAGAAGAATAGGGATATTTCCAACTAATAATATGTTAAATTTTAGAAGGAAAGTAAAAGGAAATTATAATTTTATAAAAATAAAAAGAGAAAAGAGACATTCTAACTCTTAATCTTATCGGGAGGATTTTTTATGAAAAAAATCATTTTAACTTTAGCTGCTCTTGCTATATGTTCAACTGCAACTTTAGCTCAAGAGAATAAATTTAGTGTTGGTATGGGTGTTGGAACTACTAACCACTTTTATCACGGAGATGAAATAACTTTCCCAACTCCATTCTTTGATGTAAGATATGATAACTTCTTCATAACTGGAGCAAACATCGGATATGATGTTTACAACGAAGATAGTGTTACTCTATCTCTATTTGTTAATCCATTTGATGGATTCCCTATTAAAGCTAGTAAATTGGATCATGAATATGATTCAATAGATGAAAGAAAAACTCAAATAGCTCTTGGGGCAATTGCTGCTTATGACCTACCAGCTTATGATATGACTGCATTAGTTTCATTCTCTGGTGGAGAAAGAGGATTTAAAGGAGAAGCTAGTTTAGTTAAACCTTACAACTTTGGTAGCTTTACTTTAATACCATCAGTTTCAGCTACTTTCTACTCTGAAGATTACACTGACTACTATTTTGGTATTGATAGTGATGAACGTGGTGGAAAAATTAAAGATTCTTACTCACCAAGCAGTGCTTACTCTTTAGGAATAAACCTTGCTGCTGAATACTATCTAACTGAGAAGATTACTCTTCTTGCATTCCTATCTGCTGATAAATTCTCATCAGAAATTGGAGATTCTCCTATCATAGATAATAGCACTCTATTAAAAATGGGAGTTGGAGCTAAATACTCATTCTAGTTTTATAAAAACATTGAAAAGAAGTAGTAAATTTGCTACTTCTTTTTTTATTTAGGTTAATTTTTTCTAAAATATCCATTATTATTATATTTTTTACTTTTTTTTCATATATACATCTTGACGAATCACAGTTTATGTGATAATAAAATAACGGGAGGCTTAGAACTATCATATAATAACATCTAAATTTTTACAGATTATTATACTTTTTATTAAATAAAAAATAATTAAGGAGTTAAATAGAAATGATACTTGCGAAAAAAGTTAGAATTTATCCAACTAAAGAGCAAGAACAAAAATTATGGCAATCTGTAGGAACTGCAAGATTTGTCTATAACTATACTCTTGCAAAGCAGGAAGAAAATTATAAAAATGGTGGAAAATTTATTAACGATGGAACTATCAGAAAAGAATTAACTCAATTAAAAAAGTCTGAACTAACTTGGCTAAACCAAGTATCAAATAATGTTGCTAAACAAGCTGTAAAAGATGCTTGCAATGCCTATAAAAGTTTTTTTAAAGGCTTAACTAGCAAGCCAAAATTTAAGAACAAAAAGAAAAATAAGCCTAGTTTTTATAATGACCCTATAAAATTAAAAATTAAAGAGAAAAAAGTTTTACTTGAAAAAGTAGGGTGGGTAAAAATAAATGAACAAATACCTATTAAAATTAAATATAATAATCCTAGAGTTACTTATGATAATAAGTATTGGTATCTCTCTGTAGGGGTAGAAGTTAATAAAAAAGAAGAAGAATTAACAGATATCTCATTAGGTATAGATTTAGGATTAAAGGACTTAGCTATTTGTTCAGATGGAAAAATTTTTAAAAATATTAATAAAACTAAAAAAGTTAAAAAATTAGAAAAAAAATTAAAGCAGAAACAAAGACAAATTAGTAGAAAATATGAAATAAATAAAATTAAAAAAGAAGGGGGTGTACGTTGTCAATTTATCAAAACTAATAATATAGAAAAATTAGAAAATACAACAAAACTAATACATAGAAAATTAAGCAATATAAGAAATAACTATATTCATCAGGTTACAACAAGTATAGTGAAAACCAAACCATACAGAATTGTAATAGAAGATTTGAATGTTTCTGGAATGATGAAAAATAAACATTTGTCTGATTCAGTAAGAAAACAATGTTTTAATAAATTTAGACAATATATAACCTATAAAACAGAATTAAATGGAATTGAATTAATAGTAGCAGATAGATTTTATCCATCATCAAAAACTTGTAGTATTTGTGGTTCTATCAAACATGATTTGAAATTGAAAGATAGAATTTACAAGTGTCAACATTGTGGAGCGATAATTGATAGAGATTATAATGCTTCATTAAATTTATCTATGTATAAATTAGCATAGTTTCACAAACAAGAAAATGCTAATATGTAGGGTGCGTTGTATCCGAATTTAAGCCTTTGGAGAGTCATATCAAACGAAAGTAGCTACGGTAAAATCGGATTCTGCGAAGAAGGAAATAAACAAATTTCTATATTTTTATAGATTTTTGGCAACGGTAGGTTTTTATGGATTTTATTATTATCACAAATAACAACAAGGTTTTTAATTTCTATAAAGAAACAAATCAAGTTTTCTATTTTCAAAAATTAGATTTTTTAGAAATCTTAAACAAGGTAAGGGAGGAAATTTATCAAGGGCGTAAACTTCTTTCAGACCCTATTATGTACAATCTTGAAAATGTTGAAAACCCTTTTAAGTCTATTGCTCTTTCTAAAGAGACTTGTGACGATGAAGATCAAAAAAGATTGATTGATAGTGTTATTGGAATTGCTAAAAAAATTCCTAGTAGAAAAGATTTTTCAGAATTTGATGATATGACTCTTGAGGGATTTAGATTTGTAGATTTGAACATACTTAGAGATGGAATAAAAGATTTCAGCCTTTAATCATTAGGAGGTTTCTATGGTACAGTTTTATTTTAAAAGAATTGTTGAAAAAATAAAATTTAACTTTGTTCCAATCTATGATATCAAAGATAATTCAATTTATGGCTATAAAATTATAAAAGATTTTACTGCTATTGGTTTTGATGATAAAGAGGTTATGTACCAACTTGCTTTTGAAGAAGATATATTTGAAACTTTAATTCTTAAAATTTTAGAAAAGTCTTATCAACTTGCTATTGAAAAAGGATATGGAAATAAAAAATTATTCTTTACTATAAGATTGAACTATATTTTAGATTGGGGATTGTTTTTAGAGAGAGTTCATACTCTTACTAGCTCTCTTAAATTAGCTGAAGAGAATCTATTTTTTGACATAAAAGGTGTTAAAAATTGGGATAAATTATATTATGAAGTAAATAATTGTAATTTTAATTTTAAAAAAATTTATAAAGAGGATAAAGATACCCCTCTTAATTTAAACAATATCTCTACTTGTAACCCAGAACTATTAGAGTTAAAAGATATTGATGCTTTTTTAGTTATAAAAGAGTTTTTAAATACAGATGTTAAATTTGTTTTTAAAAGAGATAATAATCCTAATTTATCTTTAGATGAGTTAAAAGAATTGGGATTTAATTACTACTATACTAATGGTAAGAGTAAAATAAAATAATAAAAAATTCGAAAAACAGTTGAAAGGATTGATTTCTATAATATGGAAATTGATCCTTTTTTATTTTTTGGTAAATTTTGACCATACTTTTGGTAAACCTCTTTTCTATAATTTTGTTATCAAGAAAAAGCAAATAAAAATAGAGGTGAAGAAAATGGAAAACAACAGATTTATGGTAGTAAAATTAAGAGAGAGAAGAGATATAGAGGGGATATCTTTATTTCATTATGTAACAAATGGAATTAATTCTGAAAAAGATACTTTACGTAATTTGGTATTCAAATTTAAAGGAGAAACTTTATCAAGTGAGTTATTTAGAGAGTTTTTAGCTGAGAAAATATCTCAATATTTACCATTAATTCTTGGTTGCAAAAAAGAAGATTTAGTGTTATTATGTGTTCCTACTTCTAAAAAATCTACTGTTGAAACTAGATATAAGGGATTTTGTGATAAACTAAATTCTATGGGATTAAAAGCTGATTATACAACTTTATATCTAAATGAAGATGTAACAACAAAACATACAAGCTATTATGGTTTTAATAGCAATAGCAATTCTAAAACATTCAGTGAGTGTTTAAGAGCAAATAGAGAGAATTTAAAAGATTTAAAAGGAAAAAAAGTTGTAATTTTTGATGATGTTATCACAATGGGAAATAATATTAGAAATTGCCACGACATATTAAAAAGCAATGGAATAGACTCTATATTTCTAACTATGGGAAGAACATATAATGAAACATATGAACTTAGAGAAACTTCTGCAACTATATATACATATGGTGGTGGAATAAAAGGGTTAATGGAAAATTTAATTAACTTTCCAAACTCATCAAGAAAAACTGCAATTTAATTTATAGATAGGAGAAAAGAAAATGTATACAAAAGAAGAGATGATAATATTTTCAATACTTTATTCAGAAGTGATATTAGGAAAATTTGTTAGACAAAAATATGATTCAGAGTTGTTATATTTACTACTTAAAACTTCTATAGCTGAGAATATGAGTGTATTTAATGATATGGAAAAAACTTCAGTTTTAGAGAAAGCAGGGAGAGAGTATATAAAAACTTATCCTAAAAAAGATTTGGGAAAAAGAATGGAGATAATAGAAAATCTATTTTCAAATTTTGATTATGATGGATATATGAAAAAAGCTAAAAAAGAACTATCTTTAGCAGAGGAAAACAATATAAATATAGTTACTCTATTAGATAAAAATTATCCTAAAAATCTAAAGGAATTATCTGTTCCACCATTTGTTCTTTACTATAAAGGTTATCTTCCTCAAGATAGAGAATTAGAAAGATCTTTAGCAATAATAGGTACAAGAACACCAGATAAAAAGTATGGAAATAGAATTGCCAAAAATTTAGGAGAGATACTTTTAAATAGAGGTTGGTGGAATATAAGTGGATTGGCAACTGGGTGTGATGAATACGGGCATATAGGTAGCTTAGGGGCAACAGGAGCTATCTTAGGTCAAGGGTTAGCCACAGATCTATTTCCAGAGAAAAATAGAGACTTAGCAAAGAAAATAATAGAAAATAATGGTTTCTTAATGTCAGAGTTGCCACCTAGTACTAAAAGTATAAATATATATTTTGTGTTAAGAAATAGACTTCAATCTGGATTGACAAAGGGGATATTTGTAGTGGAAACTTCTGATAACTCTGGAACTCTGCATACAGTAAAATATTCATTGGAGCAAGGTAGGGAAACATATGTGCTAGATGTTAGAGAGGTAGCAGATTTAAGAGGGGAAGAGGTAGTTAGAGGAAATATAAAGCTTTTAGATGAAAGGGAAAAGATAGCTGGAAATGTAACAATTTCTAAAAAATTAAAGGAAAAAATTATAGGGATAAAGAAGTTAAGAGATTTTGAAAATATTTTGATGAGTAAAGAAAAAAGTTTAGATATAAATATCCCTGTGGAGAGCAATAAAGTTCAAGAAAAGCTATGGTAATAGATACTCTTATATGAAAGGAAGTGTATTTATGGTAAAAGTATGTCAATATTGTGGTGAAGAGTATTATGAGGTAAAGAATATTCCTCTATATATTCCAGAAACTATAAGGGAGATAATGAGATTTCAACCAAGATGCAGTTGCCTAAAAATTATAGAGGAAGAGAAAAAAAAGAAGATAGAGTATGAGAAAAAGAGAGAACTTATTAGAAAAAAGGTAAAAAAATATAGAGATATATCATTGATAGATGCAAAATTTTTAAAAAGTCGTTTTGAAAATGATAGATATGGAGAAAATTATCTAAAATTTTCAAAACGTTATGCTAAGAGAATTTTAGATGAAGAGACATTTAATAAAGGAATAATTTTTGTTGGTAAATCGGGAACTGGTAAAACTTTTGCTAGTTCCTGTATAGCTAACTATCTTATGGAAAATGGAAAAAGTGTATTAGTTATAAATTTTGGACTCTATTTAAACAAAATTAAAAGAGAGTGGGCAGAGGCTGAAAATGATATTTTAAATTCTGTAAAATTATGTGATTTATTAATAATAGATAATTTTGGCAGTGAAAGAAATACTGAATTTGCCATTGAGAAAGCTTTTTTATTAATAGATACTAGATATAGAAGTGAAAAGCCTATGATTATAACGAGTAATCTTAATCTATTTCAATTAGAGGAAAAATTTACAGCAAAAATAAGAAGTAGAATAGAGGAGATGTGTTATCTTATTAAGGTAAATTCAAAGGATAAAAGAAAAGATGCAAATAGTATGTTTTTTAAATATATAGCATAACTTAAAAAAGAGCTTTAAAGCTCTTTTTTTTAAACCTTGTTTTAGATGGTCGGCTCCTTATACCCCTATTTTTTAACTTTACTCGAATTAGAGGTATTTTAAATCTCAAAAATTGAGGAGCATTTTTTAATCACTTGTTTTAATAATTAGTACTCTTTCTATTTTCTTCCCTTTTGCTCGTACAACTTTTTTCTAAAAAGTGTAATTTAATGAGCATCTGTCCCTTTAGTTATAAGGAGCTATTAAATTTTGACCTGTTATTTTTTAAAAATTTAGGTCTTGGAATTTAAGTTCCATACTTATATGATAACATCGACAAGATATTTTTGTCAATATATTATAATAAATTTTTATAATTTTAAGGTATAAAGAAACTATTTGTCAAAAGAATATTTTAAAAAAAGGTAAATATTCAATTTCTTTTTGGTAAATCTCCCTGATATAATCAAATCATCAAATAACAAATAATCTAAACTTCGTTGGAATACTGGTTTTATATAGACAAGGAGGGTTATATGGAACTTTATATTTCAAGAAATGGAGCAAAAATATCAAAAGTCAAAGAGAGTTTTCGTGTAAAAAGTGATGAACAAGAATATATTTTATCTTCGGAAAAAATTAAAAGCATTATTTTAGAAAGTGAATGTTCACTTACTTCAGGAGTTATAAGACTAGCATTTGAAAAAGATATTCCAATAATTATTACTGATATTTACGGAAATATTATGGGGCAATTTTATAAGAGCAATGGAACAAAAAATGGTAAATTAAAAAAAGAGCAATACAAATTTTTTTCTAGTGATAATGGAATGGAAATTGCTAAAGAATGGGTAATAGAAAAAATTTTAAATCAAAAAATTCATTTGGAAAAACTATTAAAAAGAAGAAAAAAATCTACAGAGGCTTTATCAATTTTTAATAATTATTTTAAAAAAATTGAAGAAAACAAAGGAAATACTGATAAAAATAGAGATATGATAATGGGGTTTGAGGGTATTACTAGCAGAATATATTTTAGAACAATTTCAGAAATAATGGAAAAAAAATGGAAATTTGAAAAAAGAGAACATCAAAATGCAAAAGAGCCATATAATATTGTTTTAAATTATATGTTTGGAATACTTTATAGAAAACTTGAAACTTTACTTCTTCAAGAGGGGTTTGATACAACTGTTGGAATATTGCATACAGAGGGAAACAATAAATTGCCTCTATTATATGACTTTATTGAAAAATATAGAATACTTGCTTTAGAAGGAGTTTTTGATCTATTTAATTCTAAAGAAATAAAAGATAGCTTTTTTGAGGGGGAAACATCAAAAAAATTAACAACAGAGGGAAAATATGTAATTAGCAGTTATTTTAATAATATTTTTAGCTCTGGAAGGGAGTATAGAGGAAAAAAATATATTATAGATGATATTATAAAATTTGAACTAAAAAAATTAAAAAATGTGATTTTGGAGGTGCAAATATGAATTATATATTAACTTATGATATAAGTAACAACAAAATAAGAAAGAGAGTTTCAGACTTACTTATAGATAAAGGATTTATAAGGGTACAACGTTCTGTTTTCATAGGAGAAATTTTCGGAAATAAAATTCAAGCTATTTTAGAAGAGATAAATATTCAGCTTAAAACAGATACAGATAGTTTATTATGTATGCCAATAAATAAAGAGGAGTATTTAAGAAGTTATAAATATGGTTGTATACCAAATTATAATCTATACAAAGAAGATGTACTTTATATATAATTTAGGGTTTATTAAAATTATTTAATAGATAGGTAAGGTTAAATTAGGAGAGTCTACATACTAGCAAACTCTCCTATTTTTTATTAACTCTTATTACTTATAAGATGATAATGTAGGCATACTTCCTTTATTTGAATTTCTTTTAACATATGCTCCATCACTAAAATCCAATTTATTTTCTTTATTTAGAATAATTCTTAATTCTTTTAATTGAGGATTATTTTCTAAATATTTATTTTTAATTTCTTCAAGATAGATATTTTTATTTCCCATTTTTTTATTAGGCGTAAATGATGAAAAATTATATCTATTTTCTTCAAATAACTCAAAAGAATCTATACTTATTTTGCAACTACC is part of the uncultured Fusobacterium sp. genome and harbors:
- a CDS encoding aminopeptidase; this translates as MDQRIIKLAKNLINHSCRLKEGEKVLIEAYGDTTRDLTKALVKEAYSVGALPFVTIKDNSVLRTILNDCSVEQLQHMAKYELERMKDMDAYIGIRGGDNSTELSDVADEKMKLYSQYFMNPVHMAERVNNTKWVILRYPNNSMAQLANTSLEAFEDFYFDVCCLDYSKMEKAMDSLCDLLSKTDKVRIKGVGTDLTFSIKGIPNVKCFGLRNIPDGEVYTAPVRESINGIISYNTPSNYQGFTFENITFEFKDGKIVKATANNTEKINQILDSDEGARYIGEFAIGVNPYVLKPMKDTLFDEKIAGSIHLTPGQAYKQANNGNKSSVHWDLVLIQREEWGGGEIWFDDKLVRKDGIFVLDELKGLNPENLK
- a CDS encoding polysaccharide deacetylase family protein, with the translated sequence MNILMALSQLEVTGAEVYGVILADELINRGNKVMIVSDTLTKKCKAEYIKLEFNKRGLGNRINQVKTLLKIIRENDIQVVHAHSRASSWSSAIACKIAGIPLITSTHGRQPVHLSRKVFKAFGDLTIPVCENIQTHLINDLGVKPDRSIVLRNPIDTSLYSFEPKEDKKNKKIISIIGRLSGPKGDVAYSLLEVLSTMENFHIRIIGGKDIPEKFIKFKNLENIEFLGYVNDVPNKIKESDIIIGAGRVAVEAILSGRPVIAVGEAKYIGCITPNNLNEGFKSNFGDIDFSSQIIIDSKSLTSNIETALNLTDENLLNLKEMTTDEFDLYKIVDKIEKIYSKTYVEKKKYEIPVIMYHRVVNDESEAGVHGTYITAKKFDEHMRFLKENGYKTITFKELKKLNWRNRFNKEKKLIMLTFDDGYEDNYKIAFPILKKYDFHCIIYLVSHLNFNRWDVEVPNNPEKKFTLMTLDMIKEMQEYGIEFGGHTMTHPKLAHIPLEEARKEILTSKATLEEKLGEKLTSFAYPYGDLNEDVKNIVKESGYDFAVATDSGDISFAEDLFQIRRIGIFPTNNMLNFRRKVKGNYNFIKIKREKRHSNS
- a CDS encoding MipA/OmpV family protein translates to MKKIILTLAALAICSTATLAQENKFSVGMGVGTTNHFYHGDEITFPTPFFDVRYDNFFITGANIGYDVYNEDSVTLSLFVNPFDGFPIKASKLDHEYDSIDERKTQIALGAIAAYDLPAYDMTALVSFSGGERGFKGEASLVKPYNFGSFTLIPSVSATFYSEDYTDYYFGIDSDERGGKIKDSYSPSSAYSLGINLAAEYYLTEKITLLAFLSADKFSSEIGDSPIIDNSTLLKMGVGAKYSF
- the udk gene encoding uridine kinase; amino-acid sequence: MKNCILIGVAGGSGSGKTTVANNLVKAFQSEVATLLEQDAYYRELTNMTIEEKAKVNFDHPDSIEFELLKKHIEVLKNGEAIERPIYDFTTHSRKEGTVKINPSKIIVVEGILIFAVPEIRELFDVKIFVDTDTDEMILRRIERDMNERGRSFESVKNQYLTTVKPMYLEFCEPSKRYADIIIPRGGENKIAIDMLVSNLKRYIEEK
- a CDS encoding GDSL-type esterase/lipase family protein, with the protein product MKKVIILGDSIVEWNKKLSYINYGQAGYRTRDVFWQLEELENLDGDLGILMVGVNDILCGYEIEYTLDYYKKCVDEMRKKFKKILLISMLPTDDIRVNRGSLLLNKKLKELYTKDFFDIYDNFLEKDLISPKYTTDGIHLNHCGYELLNFLIENKVDKILYYPTIEEGEKELAEAGKLNPGRWIGHSKNAGLACKKIAEHCPHLDSEKAYLVGLLHDIGRRIGIVQEKHMIEGYKYCMSKGWNKLAQTAISHGFMLKDIKTSVGKWDVSEEDYLLAKKIIDEAEYDDYDKLIQMCDSLALPDRFCLLETRFVDVALRYGVNEYTTKKWKKILEIKDYFDKVTGKDIYEILGVK